One stretch of Priestia megaterium DNA includes these proteins:
- a CDS encoding hydrolase, with translation MIKMLLSAVLFFSFMNCSVSAAVIKNVDFGLQADEIVITFLPLSAGEASLIQDGSGETILINTGNASSYPELKKWLKRYKVKKINQLVITKQQKYYDSNVQRAVNDYHIERIIVPAQYQAEFQTEKWKENDLFQLTDNIHVDVLHASKQKTAAMDLLFTIGEHRILYAMSSSDEVEEKFLRIPLTHVDVLKIPNFGEGTFFSNAFLKQLDTQLAVAFTKPGRSYSPRLLSNLTAEWIELYDVREGSAYSIKMSLKSYDVMKFSAK, from the coding sequence ATGATTAAAATGTTGCTAAGTGCTGTACTGTTTTTTAGTTTTATGAACTGTTCGGTTTCAGCAGCCGTCATTAAAAACGTAGATTTTGGTTTACAAGCTGATGAAATAGTGATCACCTTTTTACCTCTTTCAGCTGGAGAAGCGAGTCTGATTCAAGACGGAAGCGGTGAGACCATTTTGATAAATACCGGGAATGCATCTTCCTATCCCGAGCTAAAGAAGTGGTTGAAGCGATATAAAGTGAAAAAAATCAACCAATTAGTGATCACGAAACAGCAAAAGTACTATGATTCAAATGTTCAGCGAGCTGTGAATGATTATCATATAGAGCGTATTATTGTCCCGGCTCAGTACCAGGCGGAATTTCAAACAGAGAAGTGGAAAGAAAATGATTTATTTCAGTTAACAGATAATATACACGTTGATGTCTTGCATGCATCGAAGCAAAAAACAGCGGCTATGGATCTATTATTTACGATCGGAGAACATCGGATTCTATATGCAATGAGCAGCTCAGATGAAGTAGAAGAAAAGTTTTTACGCATTCCTCTTACCCATGTAGATGTATTGAAAATTCCTAATTTTGGAGAGGGAACGTTTTTTTCGAATGCATTTTTGAAGCAATTAGATACACAGCTTGCCGTTGCGTTTACGAAACCAGGCCGTTCCTATTCTCCTCGCCTGCTTTCAAATTTAACAGCTGAATGGATTGAATTATATGACGTAAGAGAAGGGAGCGCTTACTCTATTAAAATGTCGCTAAAATCCTATGATGTGATGAAATTTTCTGCAAAATAA
- a CDS encoding YpmA family protein, which produces MESRIEVLSTVRVENSSDLYKIVDSLNRTLKKQDLMFGLALDEEDQSKAVFTIYRT; this is translated from the coding sequence ATGGAAAGTAGGATTGAAGTATTATCAACTGTCCGCGTGGAAAATTCCTCGGATTTATATAAAATTGTTGATAGTTTGAATCGCACGTTGAAAAAGCAAGATTTGATGTTCGGATTAGCGTTAGATGAAGAAGATCAAAGCAAAGCTGTATTTACAATTTATCGTACATAA
- the nth gene encoding endonuclease III: MLTLKQIRQCLDAMAEMFPDAHCELNHRNPFDLVIAVALSAQCTDALVNRVTADLFKKYQTPEDYLAVSLEELQQDIRSIGLYRNKAKNIQKLCRMLIDEYGGEVPRDRDELTNLPGVGRKTANVVVSVAFGVPSIAVDTHVERVSKRLGICRWKDSVLEVEKTLMRKIPKDEWSVTHHRLIFFGRYHCKAQSPQCHVCPLLDLCREGKKRMKGKEKKTDVTD; the protein is encoded by the coding sequence ATGTTAACGTTAAAACAAATCAGACAGTGCCTAGATGCTATGGCAGAAATGTTTCCTGACGCCCACTGTGAGTTAAATCATCGGAATCCCTTTGATTTAGTCATTGCTGTGGCGCTATCTGCTCAGTGCACAGATGCTTTAGTCAATCGCGTAACAGCGGATTTATTCAAGAAATATCAAACGCCTGAAGACTATTTAGCCGTTTCGTTAGAAGAGCTACAGCAAGATATTAGATCAATTGGCTTATATAGAAACAAAGCTAAAAATATTCAAAAGCTCTGCCGTATGCTCATTGATGAATACGGAGGAGAAGTTCCAAGAGATCGTGATGAGCTGACCAATCTTCCAGGAGTAGGGCGTAAGACGGCTAATGTTGTTGTATCCGTAGCTTTTGGAGTACCGTCAATAGCAGTAGATACACATGTAGAACGTGTAAGTAAACGCCTTGGGATTTGCAGGTGGAAAGATTCCGTTTTGGAAGTAGAAAAAACGCTGATGAGAAAAATTCCGAAAGATGAATGGTCTGTTACGCATCATCGACTTATCTTTTTTGGACGCTATCACTGTAAAGCACAGTCTCCTCAATGTCATGTCTGCCCGCTTCTTGATCTTTGCCGAGAAGGAAAGAAACGAATGAAAGGAAAAGAGAAGAAGACAGATGTTACCGATTGA
- the asnS gene encoding asparagine--tRNA ligase: MKITISEASKHVGKEVTIGAWLANKRSSGKIAFLQLRDGSGFMQGVVVKAEVEEETFKLAKSMTQESSLYVTGVVREDERSPFGYELTVTSLEVIHEAVDYPITPKEHGTEFLMDNRHLWLRSKRQHAVMKVRNEIIRATYEFFNENGFTKVDPPILTGSAPEGTTELFHTKYFDEDAYLSQSGQLYMEAAAMALGKVFSFGPTFRAEKSKTRRHLIEFWMIEPEMAFYQFEDNLKVQEEYVSHVVQSVLTNCKLELTVLGRDTSKLEQIKAPFPRISYDEALKFLHEKGFTDIQWGDDFGAPHETAIAESYDKPVFITHYPTSLKPFYMQPDPTNEDVVLCADLIAPEGYGEIIGGSERIHDQELLAQRVEEHKLDTETYKWYLELRKYGSVPHSGFGLGLERTVAWISGVEHVRETIPFPRLLNRLYP; encoded by the coding sequence GTGAAAATTACGATTTCAGAAGCAAGCAAGCATGTAGGAAAAGAAGTAACAATTGGTGCTTGGTTAGCGAATAAACGTTCAAGTGGTAAAATCGCCTTTTTACAGCTGCGCGATGGATCAGGATTCATGCAAGGGGTAGTTGTAAAAGCTGAAGTAGAAGAAGAAACTTTTAAATTAGCTAAATCTATGACGCAAGAATCATCACTATATGTAACAGGTGTGGTACGTGAAGATGAGCGCTCACCGTTTGGCTATGAGCTAACAGTTACAAGCCTTGAAGTTATTCATGAAGCTGTTGATTATCCAATTACGCCAAAAGAACATGGAACAGAGTTCTTAATGGATAACCGTCATTTATGGCTGCGTTCTAAACGTCAACATGCTGTTATGAAGGTTCGTAACGAAATTATTCGTGCAACGTATGAATTCTTTAACGAAAACGGGTTTACAAAAGTAGATCCTCCAATCCTAACAGGAAGTGCTCCTGAAGGAACAACAGAATTATTCCACACGAAATATTTTGACGAAGATGCATATCTTTCTCAAAGTGGACAGCTTTATATGGAAGCAGCGGCAATGGCGCTTGGAAAAGTATTTTCATTCGGTCCAACGTTCCGCGCTGAAAAATCTAAAACACGTCGTCATTTAATTGAGTTTTGGATGATTGAACCAGAGATGGCTTTCTACCAATTCGAAGATAACTTGAAAGTACAGGAAGAGTATGTGTCTCATGTCGTACAGTCTGTTTTAACAAACTGTAAGTTAGAGTTAACTGTACTAGGCCGTGATACATCTAAGTTAGAACAAATTAAAGCGCCATTCCCTCGTATTTCGTACGATGAGGCTCTTAAATTCTTACATGAAAAAGGATTTACAGACATTCAGTGGGGAGATGATTTTGGAGCACCGCATGAAACAGCTATCGCAGAAAGCTATGACAAGCCGGTATTCATTACACACTATCCAACGTCATTAAAACCATTTTATATGCAGCCAGATCCAACAAATGAAGACGTAGTATTATGTGCAGACTTAATCGCACCAGAAGGCTACGGAGAAATCATTGGAGGCTCTGAACGTATTCATGATCAAGAGCTTTTAGCTCAGCGTGTAGAAGAGCACAAATTAGATACAGAAACGTACAAGTGGTATTTAGAGCTTCGTAAGTATGGCTCAGTTCCACATTCAGGATTTGGTTTAGGCCTTGAGCGTACGGTAGCATGGATTAGCGGCGTAGAACACGTTCGTGAAACGATTCCATTCCCACGCTTATTAAACCGTTTATACCCGTAA
- the dinG gene encoding ATP-dependent DNA helicase DinG → MNKRFVVVDLETTGHSPKQGDKMIQFAAVIVEDGKIVERFSSFLNPGMDIPPFITQLTNIQNDMVKDAPLFEEISPKIIELLDDAYFVAHNVAFDLTFLQEELYQCGRETLYNSTVDTVELARILLPTVDGYKLSQLAEYLHIEHENPHQADSDAEVTARILLLLIEKLKKLPLTTLKQLYALSLHFKSEIGELIQQVIDDKSYAEDDSYEFIHGIALNKYQPHSANEKQYSHTYEIFETEKQKLFHQALPLFEERKGQWDMMNFVQECFAGNEHALIEAGTGIGKTFAYLVPAVFYASVHHHPVIISTNTVTLQQQIIEKDVPILEKIVPFPVTAAVLKGREHYISIRKFIQLLKERNNNYDAILTKAKLLIWLTETETGDSDEINLPSGGKLFWEQLNESNPSPSDFKHPWKLYSFYERAQNRAQNAHIVVTNHRLLLMDVMSNHELLPDYEQIIIDEAHHLEDIAGEELGERLDYFSVHALLNRIGTIQDKGLLKKVHHTFVKYSIELNTELLQNLFVQLHSECDDLFRLIHSFVQKRIGNQQGEIGRSSYRYKVEKEHGHYWTAIQEAASRIRFLIHDLFTWNDGARHSFDELYDKVTKNEQSSLHEFQTAVKGFEHISQQIEKLLFKQQSNHVTWFEIEPKGAANATYIYSQPTSIADTLADEFFAKKQSVILTSATLTVNETFDYLIQELGLYDFQPAQLILPAEFDYEKQARVYIPQDMPAVNEVSLYEYSAMMAESILDVAKVTNGRMLVLFTSYDMLKATYGYLKELNDLEEFVLLGQGVTTRNRNRLLKDFSQFEHSILLGTNSLWEGIDLPGDLLSCLVIVRLPFSSPNQPLLTAKFEQMKKEGKSPFMNYSLPQAVIRFKQGFGRLIRSKSDRGAIFIFDNRITRTAYGYHFLHSLPKVQVVQKTFSNILLDYKEWWNEKT, encoded by the coding sequence GTGAATAAACGCTTTGTTGTGGTAGATCTTGAAACGACGGGACATTCTCCAAAACAAGGAGATAAAATGATTCAATTTGCTGCTGTCATAGTAGAAGACGGCAAAATTGTTGAACGTTTTTCTAGTTTTTTAAATCCTGGTATGGATATTCCGCCTTTTATTACACAACTAACTAACATTCAAAATGATATGGTGAAAGATGCGCCTTTATTTGAAGAAATTTCACCTAAAATTATAGAATTGCTAGATGATGCTTATTTTGTTGCACATAATGTGGCATTTGATTTAACTTTTTTACAAGAAGAACTCTATCAGTGCGGAAGGGAGACTCTTTATAATTCAACCGTAGATACCGTCGAACTGGCTCGGATTCTGCTGCCTACAGTTGATGGGTACAAACTTAGCCAATTAGCTGAGTATTTACATATTGAACATGAAAACCCTCATCAAGCAGATAGTGATGCAGAAGTAACGGCACGTATTTTACTTTTACTAATTGAAAAATTAAAGAAGCTCCCTTTAACAACCTTGAAGCAGCTATACGCGCTAAGCTTGCACTTTAAAAGTGAAATTGGAGAACTGATTCAACAAGTTATAGATGATAAAAGTTATGCAGAGGATGATTCTTATGAATTCATACATGGCATTGCGTTAAACAAATATCAGCCGCATTCAGCTAATGAAAAGCAGTACTCTCATACTTACGAAATATTTGAAACTGAAAAGCAAAAGCTGTTCCATCAGGCTCTGCCATTGTTTGAAGAACGAAAAGGGCAGTGGGATATGATGAACTTTGTACAAGAGTGCTTTGCAGGTAACGAGCATGCTTTAATTGAAGCCGGGACCGGTATTGGTAAAACCTTCGCTTATTTAGTTCCTGCCGTGTTTTATGCTTCTGTTCATCATCACCCAGTCATTATCTCAACTAATACGGTAACGCTTCAGCAGCAAATCATCGAAAAAGATGTGCCCATTCTAGAAAAAATTGTTCCGTTTCCTGTTACAGCAGCTGTTTTAAAAGGAAGAGAACATTACATTAGTATAAGAAAATTTATTCAGCTCTTAAAAGAGCGCAATAATAATTACGATGCGATCCTCACAAAAGCGAAGCTGCTTATTTGGCTGACAGAAACCGAAACGGGCGACAGCGATGAAATAAACCTGCCTTCTGGCGGCAAACTTTTTTGGGAACAGCTAAATGAAAGCAATCCGTCTCCAAGTGACTTTAAGCATCCTTGGAAACTTTATTCTTTTTATGAACGAGCGCAGAACAGAGCGCAAAATGCCCATATAGTAGTGACAAATCATCGCTTGCTGTTGATGGATGTGATGAGTAATCATGAGCTGCTACCTGATTATGAACAGATTATTATTGACGAGGCTCATCACTTAGAAGACATTGCCGGAGAAGAACTGGGGGAGCGCTTAGATTATTTTTCGGTTCATGCGCTATTAAACCGAATCGGAACCATTCAAGACAAAGGGCTGTTAAAAAAAGTTCATCATACGTTTGTAAAATATAGCATCGAGCTTAACACTGAACTTCTTCAAAATCTGTTTGTGCAGCTTCATTCTGAGTGCGATGACTTATTTCGTTTGATTCATTCTTTTGTCCAAAAAAGAATCGGCAATCAGCAGGGCGAGATTGGAAGAAGCAGCTATCGATATAAAGTGGAAAAAGAGCATGGGCATTACTGGACGGCTATTCAAGAAGCAGCGTCGCGCATTCGTTTTTTAATTCACGATCTTTTTACATGGAATGATGGGGCAAGACATTCCTTTGACGAACTATATGACAAAGTCACAAAAAATGAACAGTCGTCTCTTCATGAATTTCAAACGGCTGTTAAAGGATTTGAGCACATATCTCAGCAAATAGAAAAGCTTCTGTTCAAACAGCAGAGTAATCACGTAACGTGGTTTGAGATTGAACCAAAAGGAGCAGCGAATGCTACGTATATCTATAGTCAGCCTACTTCCATTGCCGATACGCTGGCTGATGAATTTTTCGCTAAGAAACAAAGCGTTATTTTAACATCGGCTACATTGACGGTGAATGAAACATTTGATTATTTAATTCAAGAGCTAGGGTTATATGACTTTCAGCCTGCTCAACTCATTCTCCCTGCCGAGTTTGATTATGAGAAGCAAGCTAGAGTTTATATTCCTCAAGATATGCCTGCTGTTAACGAAGTATCATTATATGAGTATAGCGCTATGATGGCAGAAAGTATTCTTGACGTAGCTAAAGTAACAAATGGTCGTATGCTGGTGCTTTTTACTTCATATGACATGTTGAAAGCTACGTATGGTTATTTAAAAGAGTTAAACGATCTTGAAGAGTTTGTACTGCTCGGTCAAGGAGTCACAACTAGAAATCGTAATAGACTGTTAAAAGACTTCAGCCAGTTTGAGCATTCTATTCTTTTAGGTACAAACAGCCTGTGGGAAGGAATTGATCTGCCAGGAGATTTATTATCATGTCTCGTAATTGTCAGACTTCCTTTCTCATCTCCAAATCAGCCTCTGCTGACAGCTAAATTTGAGCAGATGAAAAAAGAAGGGAAAAGTCCTTTTATGAATTATTCACTTCCTCAGGCCGTTATCCGTTTTAAACAAGGATTTGGACGGTTGATTCGTTCAAAAAGTGACCGAGGAGCTATATTTATTTTTGATAATCGTATTACGCGAACAGCATATGGGTACCATTTCCTTCACTCACTTCCAAAAGTCCAGGTTGTTCAAAAAACGTTTTCGAATATCTTACTGGACTACAAAGAATGGTGGAATGAAAAGACTTGA
- a CDS encoding pyridoxal phosphate-dependent aminotransferase, translated as MKLAKRVSALTPSSTLAITAKAKELKAAGHDVIGLGAGEPDFNTPQHILEAAVTAMNDGQTKYTPAGGLAPLKEAVIEKFKRDQGLTYSPSEIIVCTGAKHALYTLFQVLLDEGDEVIIPTPYWVSYPEQVKLAEGTPVFVEGSENNEFKITPEQLEAAITAKTKAVIINSPSNPTGMIYTREELQALGEVCLKHDIFIVSDEIYEKLVYGQNEHVSIAQLSPALKEKTIIINGVSKSHSMTGWRIGYAAGDATVIKAMTNLASHSTSNPTSIAQYATIAAYNGTQEPVEMMRQAFEERLNVIHEKLINIPGFSCLKPQGAFYLFPNAIEAAKLTGFDTVDAWVEAILEEEKVALVPGSGFGSPENVRLSYATSLDLLEKAVERIHSFMTRHMK; from the coding sequence GTGAAGTTAGCAAAACGTGTATCAGCATTAACGCCATCATCAACATTAGCGATTACAGCAAAAGCGAAAGAATTGAAAGCGGCTGGTCATGATGTGATTGGACTTGGAGCAGGGGAACCTGATTTTAATACGCCGCAGCACATTTTAGAAGCGGCTGTCACAGCAATGAATGATGGTCAGACAAAATATACGCCAGCAGGCGGCCTTGCACCATTAAAAGAAGCGGTAATTGAAAAATTCAAACGCGACCAAGGCCTGACGTATTCACCTTCTGAAATTATTGTTTGTACAGGTGCTAAGCACGCACTGTATACGTTATTTCAAGTTCTGTTAGACGAAGGTGACGAAGTGATTATCCCGACTCCTTACTGGGTAAGTTATCCTGAGCAAGTAAAGTTAGCAGAAGGTACACCAGTATTCGTTGAAGGTTCTGAAAATAACGAATTTAAAATCACACCTGAACAATTAGAAGCGGCTATTACTGCTAAAACCAAAGCTGTTATTATCAATTCACCAAGCAACCCAACAGGTATGATTTACACAAGAGAAGAGCTTCAAGCTTTAGGAGAAGTTTGCTTGAAGCACGATATTTTTATCGTATCAGATGAAATTTATGAAAAGCTTGTGTATGGTCAAAATGAACATGTATCGATTGCACAGCTTTCACCAGCGTTAAAAGAAAAAACAATTATCATTAACGGTGTTTCTAAGTCACATTCCATGACGGGCTGGCGCATTGGATATGCAGCTGGTGATGCTACAGTTATTAAAGCGATGACAAACCTAGCGAGTCACAGCACGTCAAATCCAACATCTATTGCTCAATATGCAACAATTGCTGCTTATAACGGCACTCAGGAGCCGGTAGAAATGATGCGACAAGCTTTTGAAGAGCGTCTAAACGTGATTCATGAAAAGCTGATTAACATTCCAGGGTTCTCATGCTTAAAACCACAAGGTGCTTTCTACTTATTCCCTAATGCAATTGAAGCTGCAAAGTTAACTGGTTTTGATACAGTTGATGCATGGGTAGAAGCTATTTTAGAAGAAGAGAAGGTAGCGCTAGTGCCTGGATCAGGATTCGGTTCACCTGAAAACGTACGTCTTTCTTATGCTACATCACTAGATCTGCTAGAAAAAGCAGTGGAACGCATCCATTCATTTATGACTCGTCATATGAAATAA
- the panC gene encoding pantoate--beta-alanine ligase — translation MKVITTIKDMQQEMKKEKQLGRSIGFVPTMGYLHEGHATLLGAARTENEVVALSIFVNPTQFGPNEDFDTYPRDFERDERVAKEANVDYLFYPSVEEMYKLSRSVAITVTDRVDVLCGQKRPGHFDGVATVLTKLFHIVTPDRAYFGKKDAQQVAVVDGLIEDFNFPVELRAVDTVREADGLAKSSRNVYLTDKEREEAPVLFKSLQSGLQLLESGEKHVEIIKQTIRKEIEQYTSGKVDYIGVYTYPELKTIKQAAGKIIIALAVQFSKARLIDNVIVDVQGDN, via the coding sequence ATGAAAGTCATTACAACAATTAAAGACATGCAGCAGGAGATGAAAAAAGAAAAGCAGCTTGGACGCTCAATTGGATTTGTCCCGACGATGGGCTACTTGCATGAAGGCCATGCTACTTTGCTTGGAGCAGCCCGCACAGAAAATGAAGTAGTGGCGCTAAGTATTTTTGTGAACCCGACTCAATTTGGACCAAATGAAGATTTTGATACGTATCCAAGAGATTTTGAGCGCGATGAGCGCGTGGCAAAAGAAGCTAACGTCGACTATTTATTTTATCCTTCAGTAGAGGAAATGTATAAGTTAAGCCGTTCAGTTGCTATAACCGTGACAGATCGTGTAGACGTATTGTGTGGACAGAAGCGCCCCGGTCATTTTGACGGAGTAGCCACGGTACTAACAAAGCTTTTTCACATTGTAACACCAGATCGTGCATACTTTGGTAAAAAAGATGCACAGCAAGTTGCTGTAGTAGATGGCCTAATTGAAGACTTTAATTTCCCAGTGGAGCTTAGAGCAGTAGATACGGTGAGAGAAGCAGATGGATTAGCTAAAAGTTCTCGTAACGTATATTTAACAGATAAAGAAAGAGAAGAGGCACCTGTTTTGTTTAAGAGTTTACAAAGCGGTCTGCAGCTTCTTGAAAGTGGAGAGAAGCATGTAGAAATCATTAAACAGACGATTCGAAAAGAAATTGAGCAATATACGAGCGGTAAAGTGGATTATATCGGGGTTTATACGTATCCAGAGCTAAAAACGATTAAGCAAGCCGCTGGCAAAATCATTATTGCATTAGCTGTTCAATTCTCTAAAGCCCGTTTAATTGATAATGTAATTGTAGACGTACAGGGGGATAACTAA
- a CDS encoding YpoC family protein codes for MLPIEVPSHFICEPFYSKEDRVLEVDEKNGRNYFAYDILYDVHKETKTPWRDVQKNIRPFFEKWETQREELYTLFSQRKAKEAAPCMKQAAAMYISLLFWINGQPVRRLNRLQEDIADLTYKPINCAERLMFLLQRVSSYQAYIQLTELFNELRKQYAKMLILHKK; via the coding sequence ATGTTACCGATTGAAGTGCCGTCACATTTCATATGCGAACCATTCTATTCAAAAGAAGATCGGGTTCTTGAAGTAGATGAAAAAAATGGAAGAAATTATTTTGCTTATGATATTTTATACGATGTACATAAAGAAACGAAAACACCTTGGAGGGATGTTCAAAAGAACATACGGCCATTTTTTGAGAAGTGGGAAACTCAAAGGGAAGAACTGTATACGCTTTTTTCTCAGCGAAAAGCAAAAGAAGCGGCGCCTTGTATGAAACAAGCTGCTGCGATGTATATTAGTTTACTGTTTTGGATTAATGGACAGCCCGTTCGGCGTTTAAATCGGCTGCAAGAAGACATAGCGGACCTAACCTATAAGCCTATTAACTGTGCTGAGAGACTTATGTTTTTGCTGCAGCGAGTTTCTTCTTATCAAGCGTATATTCAGCTGACAGAATTATTTAATGAGCTGCGTAAGCAGTATGCAAAAATGCTTATTCTTCACAAGAAATAA
- a CDS encoding DUF5590 domain-containing protein codes for MKKLIIVAVAAVLLIIGGISFSIYHSSVKDVQSAEEKAASQAKKEFNLKSVTSTQPYFGNHAFYVVEGTNRSNQKVIAWMPKSKKQTAVLKKASSGITKEKAISIVKNDKDPQEIKSVRLGIENKKPLWEVTYVDKDKKHLTYYYLDFSSGEFIKRYSLSQS; via the coding sequence ATGAAAAAGTTAATTATTGTAGCGGTAGCTGCTGTGCTTTTAATTATCGGGGGCATTTCTTTTAGCATTTATCACTCGTCCGTGAAGGATGTTCAGTCTGCTGAGGAAAAAGCAGCATCCCAAGCAAAAAAAGAATTTAATTTGAAATCTGTCACAAGCACCCAGCCATATTTCGGCAATCATGCATTTTATGTAGTAGAAGGTACAAACCGAAGCAATCAAAAGGTAATTGCTTGGATGCCTAAAAGCAAAAAACAAACAGCTGTTTTAAAGAAAGCAAGCAGCGGGATCACAAAAGAGAAAGCCATTTCCATTGTGAAAAATGATAAAGACCCGCAGGAAATTAAGTCGGTGCGCCTAGGCATTGAAAATAAAAAGCCGCTGTGGGAAGTAACATATGTGGATAAAGATAAGAAACATTTAACATACTATTATCTTGATTTCTCTAGCGGTGAATTTATAAAACGATACAGCTTATCTCAATCATAA
- a CDS encoding DnaD domain-containing protein, giving the protein MKKETLIEWFEQGTVSIPKLLFNHYSDLGMNETEFMTLMHIYVSIEGGEGFPTPNELAAKMSISSAVCMDTLRALIQRGFLSIEQDQQQNALICERYSLKPLWEKLIHHMMQETREVEKSEEEQEELNLYTMFEKEFGRALSPFECETLAMWIDQDHHDPIIIKAALRESVMSGKLNFRYIDRILFEWKKSGIRTIDQARKHSQKFRQNQQPKKLSSVNPSQSTSAIPFFNWLEQ; this is encoded by the coding sequence ATGAAAAAAGAAACGTTAATTGAATGGTTTGAACAAGGCACAGTTTCAATTCCGAAGCTGCTGTTTAATCACTATAGCGATTTGGGAATGAACGAAACAGAATTCATGACGTTAATGCATATTTATGTTTCCATTGAAGGCGGTGAAGGTTTCCCGACACCTAACGAATTGGCGGCAAAAATGAGTATTTCAAGTGCTGTCTGTATGGATACGCTGCGAGCATTAATTCAGCGCGGCTTTTTATCTATTGAGCAAGATCAACAGCAAAACGCCCTTATTTGTGAACGTTATTCATTAAAACCGCTTTGGGAAAAGCTTATTCATCATATGATGCAAGAAACAAGAGAAGTAGAAAAAAGCGAAGAAGAACAAGAAGAGCTTAATTTATATACAATGTTTGAAAAAGAGTTCGGCAGAGCATTGTCTCCGTTTGAATGCGAAACGCTAGCGATGTGGATTGATCAAGATCATCATGATCCAATTATTATTAAAGCGGCACTAAGAGAGTCGGTGATGTCTGGAAAATTAAACTTCCGGTATATTGATCGTATTTTATTTGAATGGAAGAAAAGTGGTATTCGGACCATTGATCAAGCCCGCAAGCATAGCCAAAAATTTCGTCAAAATCAACAGCCCAAAAAACTATCTTCTGTTAACCCTTCTCAGTCTACATCAGCCATTCCTTTTTTTAACTGGCTAGAGCAATGA
- the panD gene encoding aspartate 1-decarboxylase, which yields MFRTMMNAKIHRAHVTEANLNYVGSITIDEDIIDAVGIAANEKVQIVNNNNGARLETYVIPGERGSGVVCLNGAAARLVQPGDIVIIISYALVANEEVAHHHPTVAIMNEQNKIQQLLKQEPAGTIL from the coding sequence ATGTTTCGCACGATGATGAATGCTAAAATACACAGAGCTCATGTAACTGAAGCCAACTTAAATTATGTTGGGAGCATCACCATTGATGAAGATATCATCGACGCAGTAGGAATCGCAGCAAATGAAAAAGTCCAAATTGTAAACAATAATAACGGAGCTCGCTTGGAAACGTACGTGATTCCCGGCGAACGCGGGAGCGGCGTAGTTTGTTTAAATGGAGCTGCTGCAAGACTCGTGCAGCCTGGAGATATCGTCATCATTATCTCTTATGCGCTCGTAGCAAATGAAGAAGTAGCTCACCATCATCCAACCGTAGCGATTATGAATGAGCAGAATAAAATCCAACAATTGCTTAAACAAGAACCAGCTGGTACAATTCTATAA